One genomic region from Phragmites australis chromosome 1, lpPhrAust1.1, whole genome shotgun sequence encodes:
- the LOC133887624 gene encoding heavy metal-associated isoprenylated plant protein 16-like, producing the protein MSKKTVVRADLIGKKCTSEILAAVATIKGIKSMEVDHDKCTLTVVGVVDPVRIAVALKKKGFAATIVSVEDDKPKEEEKDPCKEACEKLCKEKCDKACCQECKEKCEKACMEKCEKFCKGKCEWCDKGCSCSSGTRRPGCYYTPCAKPGCYSCYGRPVAYGGYCYEERSPAGECTIQ; encoded by the exons ATGTCCAAG AAGACGGTGGTCAGAGCTGATCTCATCGGCAAGAAATGCACGAGTGAGATCCTGGCAGCTGTTGCCACGATCAAAG GGATCAAGTCGATGGAAGTTGATCATGACAAGTGCACGCTGACGGTGGTCGGCGTCGTCGACCCGGTGCGTATCGCGGTGGCGCTCAAGAAGAAGGGCTTCGCCGCGACCATCGTCAGCGTGGAGGACGACAAgcccaaggaggaggagaaggacccCTGCAAGGAGGCGTGCGAGAAGCTCTGCAAGGAGAAGTGCGACAAGGCCTGCTGCCAGGAGTGCAAGGAGAAGTGCGAGAAGGCGTGCATGGAGAAATGCGAGAAGTTCTGCAAGGGGAAGTGCGAGTGGTGCGACAAGGGGTGCTCCTGCAGCAGCGGCACGAGGAGGCCCGGCTGCTACTACACCCCCTGTGCCAAGCCCGGCTGCTACAGCTGCTACGGCAGGCCTGTGGCCTATGGCGGCTACTGCTACGAAGAGCGATCACCAGCAGGAGAATGCACCATCCAGTAG
- the LOC133887634 gene encoding uncharacterized protein LOC133887634 isoform X2, whose protein sequence is MNEMQAQLDEEKRLRHELERSFEERMAAERSQWLQTLAAERSQWYAMMTPLYAAMGQTPPPMPTPSRPLAPQAPNTPYPSEGSNTPGAGGSHFG, encoded by the exons atgaacgaaatgcag gcccagctggatgaagaaaagaggctccggcacgaattagagagatcgttcgaggagaggatggcggcagaacgatcccagtg gctccaaacactggcggcagaacgatcccagtggtatgcgatgatgacgcccctttatgctgcaatgggtcaaactccgccaccgatgccaaccccttctcgtccacttgctccacaggctccaaacactcct tatccatcagagggatcgaatacgcctggagctggaggttcgcactttg gttaa
- the LOC133908946 gene encoding probable transcription factor At3g04930: MPDDPAATSSGGDDDEGTDTDASNSDLAAPLPDATSAPPPPPAPEPTGAVPPPPQPQGAAAATEDSRRLFQRLWTDEEELLILRGFLNFTARRGTTFASHQYDTGPFYEELRQRLSFDFTKNQLIEKLRRLKKKYRVCAARMAAQGAAFAFRSAHEGAIYDVARHIWWPAFRRDVAGGGDASDEDDINPAAAVVATTPGVLSGAVEDVGGGSASAPTPRGRGGRRVRRKTVQELEAPALAATSALMLNDVVHEPLVVAIENLAPAIAPPPPVVASLPAPVTACGATEEAVRTILSPLLRDLISSVAVAGQTRLGFGGNGGADILCFGFGVDGLNPGVPDDEKWRQQQILELEVYLERIELVREQVTTALEELRSSEG, from the coding sequence ATGCCCGACGatcccgccgccacctcctccggcGGCGACGATGATGAGGGCACTGACACCGACGCCTCCAATTCCGATCTCGCCGCACCCCTCCCCGACGCCACATCGGCCCCACCTCCCCCTCCGGCCCCGGAACCCACCGGCGcagttccgccgccgcctcagccGCAGGGGGCCGCCGCCGCGACGGAGGACTCGAGACGGCTGTTCCAGCGGCTGTGGACGGACGAGGAGGAGCTACTCATCCTGCGCGGGTTCCTTAACTTCACGGCGCGCCGGGGCACCACGTTCGCGTCGCACCAGTACGACACGGGCCCCTTCTACGAGGAGCTACGGCAGCGGCTCTCCTTTGACTTCACCAAGAACCagctgatcgagaagctgcgcCGCCTCAAGAAGAAGTACCGCGTCTGCGCGGCTCGCATGGCCGCGCAGGGCGCCGCGTTCGCCTTCAGGAGCGCGCACGAGGGCGCCATCTACGACGTCGCGCGACACATCTGGTGGCCTGCGTTCAGGCGCGACGTCGCTGGCGGGGGCGACGCTTCGGACGAGGACGACATcaaccccgccgccgccgtagtGGCGACGACACCAGGGGTGCTGTCTGGTGCAGTGGAGGATGTTGGCGGCGGGAGCGCGTCTGCGCCCACGCCGAGGGGCAGGGGAGGGCGACGCGTCCGGAGGAAGACGGTGCAAGAGCTGGAGGCGCCAGCATTGGCTGCCACGTCTGCGCTGATGCTAAACGATGTGGTTCATGAGCCGCTTGTTGTAGCTATAGAGAATTTGGCGCCGGCCATTGCACCGCCACCTCCGGTGGTGGCATCTCTTCCAGCGCCAGTGACTGCCTGTGGTGCCACTGAGGAGGCTGTGCGGACTATCCTATCACCGCTACTGAGGGATCTCATCAGCTCCGTCGCTGTTGCTGGGCAGACTCGACTGGGGTTTGGCGGCAATGGTGGTGCCGATATTCTTTGCTTTGGCTTTGGGGTTGACGGCCTGAACCCTGGGGTGCCCGATGATGAGAAGTGGAGGCAGCAACAGATTCTGGAGCTTGAGGTTTACCTGGAGAGGATTGAGCTTGTCCGGGAGCAGGTCACCACTGCTCTAGAAGAGCTCAGGTCATCGGAAGGTTGA
- the LOC133887634 gene encoding uncharacterized protein LOC133887634 isoform X1, producing MNEMQAQLDEEKRLRHELERSFEERMAAERSQWLQTLAAERSQWYAMMTPLYAAMGQTPPPMPTPSRPLAPQAPNTPYPSEGSNTPGAGGSHFGTPPHFG from the exons atgaacgaaatgcag gcccagctggatgaagaaaagaggctccggcacgaattagagagatcgttcgaggagaggatggcggcagaacgatcccagtg gctccaaacactggcggcagaacgatcccagtggtatgcgatgatgacgcccctttatgctgcaatgggtcaaactccgccaccgatgccaaccccttctcgtccacttgctccacaggctccaaacactcct tatccatcagagggatcgaatacgcctggagctggaggttcgcactttggtactccacctcactttg gttaa